From one Equus asinus isolate D_3611 breed Donkey chromosome 5, EquAss-T2T_v2, whole genome shotgun sequence genomic stretch:
- the HTR3C gene encoding 5-hydroxytryptamine receptor 3C, protein MEGGWPLRGGFLLCLTVSLLLQGRANAFTINCSGFDQYGVNPAVLQAIFDQKDFRPFINYSIPTHVNISFTLSAILEVNVQLQLLTSFLWVKMIWNNPFISWNPKECGNINKFAVTAENLWLPDIFIVESTDVDQIPEGLSAYMTHEGDIVYNKPARITSVCSLDIFYFPFDQQNCTLTFSSFIYTAETMSLGMDREVWEIVDTSRDIVFRQGEWELLGISKATLKTFVGSRLFDRIAFFLAIRRRPSLYVINLLVPSSFLIAIDALSFYLPAENENRAPFKITLLLGYNVFLLRMSDLLPASGTPLISVYFALCLSLMVVSLLETIFITHLLHLATTQPPPMPRWLHSLLLYCTGSRRCYPTAPQKENKGLGLTSSHLPGLKEPRELVGKEPGPREAKRNGGSELTRAQLTDLWMEFGCRMDTFLFRLYLLFLASSVITVIVLWNT, encoded by the exons ATGGAAGGGGGGTGGCCTCTGAGAGGCGGATTCCTCCTCTGCCTCACTGTCAGCCTTCTACTTCAAG GAAGGGCAAACGCTTTCACCATCAATTGCTCAGGCTTTGACCAGTATGGGGTGAACCCTGCTGTCCTCCAGGCTATCTTTGACCAGAAGGACTTCCGTCCGTTCATCAACTACAGCATCCCCACTCATGTCAACATCTCCTTCACCCTGTCTGCCATCCTGGAAGTG AATGTACAACTTCAGCTGCTGACGTCATTTCTGTGGGTAAAGATG ATTTGGAATAACCCATTCATCAGCTGGAACCCAAAAGAATGTGGTAATATCAATAAATTCGCTGTGACAGCTGAGAATCTGTGGCTCCCAGACATCTTCATCGTGGAATC CACGGATGTGGATCAGATCCCAGAAGGCCTCTCTGCATATATGACTCACGAAGGTGACATCGTGTATAACAAACCAGCACGGATCACCAGTGTCTGTAGCCTGGACATCTTCTACTTCCCCTTTGACCAGCAGAACTGCACGCTCACCTTTAGCTCTTTCATCTACACAG CGGAAACCATGTCACTGGGCATGGACAGGGAAGTGTGGGAGATAGTGGACACCTCGCGTGACATTGTTTTCAGGCAAGGGGAGTGGGAGCTCCTGGGTATCAGCAAGGCCACCCTGAAGACGTTTGTGGGCTCCAGACTTTTTGACCGGATCGCGTTCTTT TTGGCCATCAGGCGCAGGCCCAGCCTCTACGTCATAAACCTTCTGGTGCCCAGCAGCTTTCTGATAGCCATCGACGCCCTCAGCTTCTACCTGCCGGCAGAAAATGAGAATCGTGCTCCATTCAAGATAACCCTCCTGCTGGGCTACAACGTCTTCCTGCTCAGGATGAGCGACTTGCTCCCTGCCAGTGGCACCCCCCTCATCA GTGTCTACTTTGCACTGTGTCTGTCCCTGATGGTGGTCAGCCTGCTGGAGACCATCTTCATCACCCACCTGCTGCACCTGGccaccacccagcccccacccatgCCTCGGTGGCTCCATTCCCTGCTTCTATACTGCACCGGCTCAAGGAGATGCTACCCCACTGCACcccagaaggaaaacaagggCCTgggcctcacctcctcccacctgCCTG GCCTGAAGGAGCCGCGAGAGTTGGTAGGGAAGGAGCCGGGACCCAGAGAGGCAAAGCGAAATGGGGGCTCAGAATTGACAAGGGCCCAACTAACTGACCTGTGGATGGAGTTCGGCTGCAGGATGGACACCTTCCTCTTCCGCCTCTACCTCCTTTTTTTGGCATCCTCTGTCATCACAGTCATCGTCCTCTGGAACACCTAG